CGAGACGTACACCGAAAAGGTGTGGGGTATTCCCGGACGGAACATCAGCGCGCGGTGGGCCGCGCAGCGCATCCGCAACTTCTCGCTCGGCACCGCGATCGCGCGGATGCTGACGCCGTGGCGCGGCCGCCGCTCGGGGTCGGTCGTGACGACGCTGATCGAGGAGTTCGAATACCCGCGGCTGGGTCCGGGCATGATGTGGGAGGCTTTCGCCAGCGAGATCGAGCGTCTGGGCGGACGCGTGCAACTCAAGACCCGCGTCAGCGCGATCGTCAACGACGGACGAACGGTCGGCGGCGTCAGGCTCGAATCCGAAGGCAGGCAATGGGACCAGCCTGCGTCGAGCGTGATTTCCACGATGCCGCTCAGTCATCTCGTCGAAGGCCTCGGGACGGCGCCGCCATCGACCGTGCGCGAGGCGGCCCGCTCTCTCACCTACCGCGACTTCCTGACGGTGGCGTTGATCGTCGATCAGGCCGACGTCTTCCCCGACAACTGGATCTACATCCACGATTCGACAGTGAAGGTCGGCCGCATCCAGAACTTCAAGAACTGGAGTCCCGACATGGTGCCGGACCAGTCGCAGACATGCCTGGGGCTCGAGTACTTCTTCACGGCTGGCGATGCGCTCAGCGGGTTGTCCGATCGCGAGCTGATTCGGCTGGCGACCGAAGAGCTCGGGCAGATCGGTCTGGTCGACGTCGCACGCGTCGTCGACGGCACCGTGGTCCGCGCGCCGAAAGCGTACCCGGTCTACGACGACGCCTACGCCGCAGCCGTCCTCGAGATTCGAGGGTATCTGACGCGCTTCGAGAACCTCCTGACCATCGGTCGTAACGGAACCCACACCTACAACAATCAGGATCATTCGATGGTGATGGGGATGCTTGCCGCGCGCACGCTGATGGGCGAGCGGCACGATCTCTGGACCGTCAATTCGGAAGACGAGTATCTCGAGGACCAGGCCGACAGCGCACGACCGGGCGGATTCGACGCGCGCCAGCTGGCTTCGACGCAGCCCCTCCTGCCGGAAGTCCTCGCGCGGCAGGGCTACACCGAACCGCGCGTCACCGTCACCTGATCACCGTGCCGGTTCGTCTCTCGATCATCGTCCCCTTTCACAAGGATCTCGGCTCGCTGGAGCGGTGCCTCGAGGCGTTGACGGCGCGGCCCGCCGATGCCGAGGTGATCGTGGCGGCCGACGGGGCGATTGAGGACTGCCATCCGGCGGCGCTCCGCCACGACGCAAAGGTGATCGAAGTCCCGGGACCGGCGGGCCCCGCCGTCGCGCGCAACGCGGCCGCGCGTGCCGCCGCCGGAGACGTGCTGGTCTTCGTGGACGCCGACGTGGTCATTTCGCCCGGCGCGCTCGACCGGATCGTCGACACGTTCGACCGGCAGCCGTCGACGTCCGCCGTGTTCGGCGCCTACGACGACCACCCGTGGGATCCCGGCTTCTTCTCGCAGTACAAGAACCTCGCGCACGCGTTCGTGCATCGGACCTCGGCGACGTCCACGCGCACGTTCTGGGCGGGCTTCGGTGCCGTGCGCCGCGCGAGTCTGCTGGCGGTCGGCGGCTTCGACGAGCGCTTCGGGCGCCCGTCGGTCGAGGACATCGATTTCGGATACCGCCTGACGGCGGCGGGGCACCGCGTCGTGCTCGATCCGGCACTGAGCGCCTCGCATCTGAAGCGCTGGACCTTCGCCTCCATGGTGGTCTCCGATGTCCGCGATCGCGGGATTCCATGGACGCAGCTGCTGCACCGATACGGCGGGATGCACGATGACCTGAATCTCCGTCACGGGTATCGTCTGGCGGTCGGGCTCGCGTACGCGGCGGTCGCCGCGCTGGCGCTGGCATTCGTCGACATCCGGTTCGCCTGGATCGCGGCGATCTTGTTCGCGGGCCAGGCCGCGCTCGGTCGTCAGTACTACTCGTTCTTCAGCCGAAAGCGCGGCGTCCTGTTCGCGATCCGGGTGTTTCCCGTTCACGTACTGCACCATCTCTTCAACGGTCTTTCGTTCGCCGTCGGCACAGCCTTGTACCTGGCGAACCGGCTGTGCGACGGACGCCTGCTCGTCGCGCTGCCTCTCGATCCGTGGCCTCCCCCGGTGGACAAAGCCGGCAGCGTGGCGGGCGTGTAAGATTCCTCATGGCGCGCGGAAAGGCGGACCGCTTGGATCACATCGACCGGCGATCGTTCCTCGACACGGCCGGCAGGCTCGCCGCGGGCGCGCTGTCGCTCGGGGCGATCTCGGACGGGCTGCGGCTCGACGCGGCCTGGGCGCAGGACGCGACGAACACGGCTCACCCGGCGTCCGCCCGCGTGCTCGATCGACTCAAGAGCCGTTTCATGTTCCAGATCTCGGTCGACGTGGGCACCATCGAGCTGGGGCTCAGCGTCGCTGCCGCCGCGCTGGCCGGCGGCGTCGACATCGTCGAGATGGGGACGCCGCTGCTCAAGAACCAGGGGGTGGCCAATGTCGTACCGGCCTTCCGCAGGAAATTCCCTGACGCGCTGCTCCTGGCCGACATGAAGACGATGGATGGTGGCGCGTTCGAGGCGCGGGCCGTCTACGCGGGCGGCGGCAACATCTTCGACTTCCTCGCACTGGCTGGCGTCGATACCGCGAAGGCGATCTGTGGCGTACGCGATGAGTTCAGGCGCAGCGATCGCGATCTGCCGCGGCTCGTCTTCACCGACATCATGGTGCCGCACGAGGGCCCGGCCAAGCAGGCCGGCGAGGTCGCGCTCCGCATGATCGAGGCCGGCGTCGACGGAATTGGCGTGCACCTGCAGGCCGACGCGCGACGCGCCGATCCGTCGCTCCTCGCCCGCCACTATCTCGACGACATGGCCCGCGCCATTTTCGAGCGCGTCAACGGCGCGGCTCCGGTGCAGATCGTCGGCGGACTGACCGGCCCTCAAGCCAAAGGCCTGGCACAGGCGGGGCTGCGGTGCTTCGTGATCAGCGGCAATCTCGGTGAACCGGACTCCCGCGCCCGCTACGACTTGCCGCCGGATCAGATCCAAGGCAAGGTGGCCGGCTTCATCGCCGAAGTCTCAGGCGCCAGGTAGACCGCGACGCTCGCCGCGGGATCGCCGTCGGTCGTCGTCACGTTTCACGCAGCGCGCGGGCCAGCTCCAGCGCGGCGGCCCGCCGCGCCGGCAGCCACGTCGCCGCCAACGCCAGGCAGCCGACACTGGCGGCGCTTACGCCGAGCACCACCGGATCCCGCGCGCTGACGCCGAACACATACCCGGCGACCAGCCGGCCTGTCCACCACGCAACCCCTACGCCGACCGCCAGGCCGATCGACGCGACACCTGCGCCCTCCCGCATCACCCTCCGCACGACGTGTCCCCGTGTGGCGCCAAGCGCCTGGCGGACCGCCATCTCGGCGGTCTGCTGCGACACGACATAGGCGATGACGCCGAACATCCCCACGGCCGCGAGCAACAGCGCCGCGACGCCGAACCCGAGCATCAGCCACATGCCGAGACGTTCGCGATCGAGCGACGCCGCGACAATGGCCGAGAGAGGCGTGGCTTCGATCGCCAGGCGTGGCTCGACTTTGCGCAGCGCCGCTACGAACCCGGCGGCGTGCCGCTCGGGAGCGTTGTCGGCGGTCGCGATCACGATCGACGCGCGTGCCGCCACGAACTGCGCGAACGGGACGTAGAGAACGGGCTCGGTCGGACCCGAAAGGGCCGAATACTTCACGTCGCGCACCACACCCACGACGCGGACGTAGTCGTCGACGAACCCGTTCCCCTCACGATGCCCGTGCAGGCCCTTGATTTGCTCGCCGATCGGGCTTGCGCCGCCGAGATTGCGCCTGGCGAACGCCTCGTTGACTACGCCGATGATCTGGGAATGCGTGTCGTCGGCGCGCGTGAGCGGTCTCCCGTCGAGCATGCGGATGCCCATCGTCTGGAAGAAGTCAGGCGTCACCAGACGAAGCCGGGCGTTCGGGCGCCGGTCCACGGGCACGTCTGGATGCGCGACCATGTCGACGAACACCGTCGAATCCCACTCGTGCGGTTCGAGCGGAAGCGAGGAGGTCGCGGCCGCGGCTGTGGCGCCGGAGGAGCGCAGCGCGGCTTCAGTTTGATCCCACCAGGCGTTGCGCCGCGCCTGAAACGGGGCCTGCGGCGCCGGCAGCGCCACGTCGAGCACCAGCAGCCCGCGCGGATTGAAGCCGGGGTCGAGGCTCTCGACGTTCCTGTAGCTGCGCACGAGCCGGCCGGCGCCCGCGACAATCGCCACCGCAACGGCGATTTCCGCCACCACGAACGCGCCGAGCAGCCGCCGCGTCTTGCGCGAGCCACGGACGCAGCGGCCCGTTTCGTTCAGCAGCGACGTGACATCGGTGTCGGCCATCCGTAGCGCCGGGACGATGCCGATCAGCACGCCCGTCAGGCCGGCCACGAACGCGACGAAGGCGGCCACCCTGAAGTCGATTGAGAGCGAACCGAGGCGCGGCAGCCGCCCGGCGCCGAAGTGAAGCAGCAGTTGGACAGCAAGGTAGGCGAGCAGGCTGCCGGCGATGGCTCCCGCGATGGCAACGAGTACCGATTCGCTGAGGAGCTGCGCGATGATCCGACCCCGGCTGGCTCCGAGCGCGGTCCGCACGGCGGTCTCGCGCACGC
The Vicinamibacterales bacterium genome window above contains:
- a CDS encoding ADOP family duplicated permease is translated as MIRTAGRSLLRQPSFTLAAAGTLAIGIAATTTLFTTVNAALLRPLPYAHPEELYAVRTYFPDGRFTIGMVGTEELAAVAAQTDVVSGVACTVRVDGTLGDGTGSEPRQIVAYAVSDGFFDLFGVPVQTGRGISAADDVRGAPSVVVLSHSLWQNAFGGRPDIVGQSIAMSGRPARVVGIAPAGFDVPVGTDVWTNAWFPLSVGHAYEAYVRARPAVPLAQLQARMNQTFASLARKYPEQETGRAYAIRPLLAATVGSLGPILLILFGATALLLVLAAVNVSNLMLARTTSRVRETAVRTALGASRGRIIAQLLSESVLVAIAGAIAGSLLAYLAVQLLLHFGAGRLPRLGSLSIDFRVAAFVAFVAGLTGVLIGIVPALRMADTDVTSLLNETGRCVRGSRKTRRLLGAFVVAEIAVAVAIVAGAGRLVRSYRNVESLDPGFNPRGLLVLDVALPAPQAPFQARRNAWWDQTEAALRSSGATAAAATSSLPLEPHEWDSTVFVDMVAHPDVPVDRRPNARLRLVTPDFFQTMGIRMLDGRPLTRADDTHSQIIGVVNEAFARRNLGGASPIGEQIKGLHGHREGNGFVDDYVRVVGVVRDVKYSALSGPTEPVLYVPFAQFVAARASIVIATADNAPERHAAGFVAALRKVEPRLAIEATPLSAIVAASLDRERLGMWLMLGFGVAALLLAAVGMFGVIAYVVSQQTAEMAVRQALGATRGHVVRRVMREGAGVASIGLAVGVGVAWWTGRLVAGYVFGVSARDPVVLGVSAASVGCLALAATWLPARRAAALELARALRET
- a CDS encoding glycosyltransferase, with translation MPVRLSIIVPFHKDLGSLERCLEALTARPADAEVIVAADGAIEDCHPAALRHDAKVIEVPGPAGPAVARNAAARAAAGDVLVFVDADVVISPGALDRIVDTFDRQPSTSAVFGAYDDHPWDPGFFSQYKNLAHAFVHRTSATSTRTFWAGFGAVRRASLLAVGGFDERFGRPSVEDIDFGYRLTAAGHRVVLDPALSASHLKRWTFASMVVSDVRDRGIPWTQLLHRYGGMHDDLNLRHGYRLAVGLAYAAVAALALAFVDIRFAWIAAILFAGQAALGRQYYSFFSRKRGVLFAIRVFPVHVLHHLFNGLSFAVGTALYLANRLCDGRLLVALPLDPWPPPVDKAGSVAGV
- a CDS encoding NAD(P)/FAD-dependent oxidoreductase — translated: MTSETEPRKRPQHTTADAPVVIIGAGPAGLTAALELCRLSIPVLVVEADDCVGGLARTVEYKGFRFDIGGHRFFTKMPAVQQMWRAMLGPDLLRRPRLSRIFYDRAFYNYPLKPLNALRNLGPSRSLAILASYARARLRPIHPEESFEDWICNRFGRRLYRTFFETYTEKVWGIPGRNISARWAAQRIRNFSLGTAIARMLTPWRGRRSGSVVTTLIEEFEYPRLGPGMMWEAFASEIERLGGRVQLKTRVSAIVNDGRTVGGVRLESEGRQWDQPASSVISTMPLSHLVEGLGTAPPSTVREAARSLTYRDFLTVALIVDQADVFPDNWIYIHDSTVKVGRIQNFKNWSPDMVPDQSQTCLGLEYFFTAGDALSGLSDRELIRLATEELGQIGLVDVARVVDGTVVRAPKAYPVYDDAYAAAVLEIRGYLTRFENLLTIGRNGTHTYNNQDHSMVMGMLAARTLMGERHDLWTVNSEDEYLEDQADSARPGGFDARQLASTQPLLPEVLARQGYTEPRVTVT
- a CDS encoding orotidine 5'-phosphate decarboxylase / HUMPS family protein, translated to MARGKADRLDHIDRRSFLDTAGRLAAGALSLGAISDGLRLDAAWAQDATNTAHPASARVLDRLKSRFMFQISVDVGTIELGLSVAAAALAGGVDIVEMGTPLLKNQGVANVVPAFRRKFPDALLLADMKTMDGGAFEARAVYAGGGNIFDFLALAGVDTAKAICGVRDEFRRSDRDLPRLVFTDIMVPHEGPAKQAGEVALRMIEAGVDGIGVHLQADARRADPSLLARHYLDDMARAIFERVNGAAPVQIVGGLTGPQAKGLAQAGLRCFVISGNLGEPDSRARYDLPPDQIQGKVAGFIAEVSGAR